The sequence CTACGAAAACGCGCCTTATCATTTTAATATTCCAGGCGAGTTGGCAAATGCTATGGAAGCGTTGGCAATGGCCGACTTGTATAGGGGAAGGATTAGGCGGACACGGAATTGGAAGTTGATGCGATACATGATTGACTTTATGACTGCGGGGGTAGCGATGGCTAGGGACAAGTCTAAGCCGACTGGATGGATCCCGTTTAGGTTTCCGCAAAGAATAAGGATGTTGTCAACTAGCCGAGCCGAAAGAGCAAAGAAGAGGGAAATAGGGAAGAAGGTAAAACGGCGAATGCACATTTCAGTAGCGGTGGCGCAAAAAGACGTTCTGCCTTATCTGAAAATTATTTTTGAAAATAACCTGCAGATGGCAGCAGGCCTAATTGACTGGTTTAACTTTGACCAAGATGAAGTCAGCTACATTGCGGGAAGCAAAAGACAAGCGAAAGCGATATTGAAATCTATGGAATTAGATGCTGCTGCTTAGTACTGCAACAGTCTCAACTTACACACAAAAAAAATAAAAAAAGGTTATGGGGAACTAGGTCTTTTAGACGCCCATATAACTGCAGCAAAGCCGAATACCACAAATCCGATTCCGAACACAATCCACGCGTAGGCTTGCGTCATGGCTGCTTGCGCTAATGCGAATTCTGCATCTGCCGTTTTCATGGATGCATCAGCTTCTATCATACTTGCGTTTGCTATAGCCTCACGAATTGTAAGGTTCGCTTCTTTTTCCAACAGATCAGTCTGCTTCCATTGGCGAGTATAATTATTATCAAATTGCTGCCAGTCTAAGTCGTACGCTGTCTCAGTATCAATCGCCTGATTCAATAGATCAAGAGCAGTCTCGTAATGTGTTTTGGCGCTGTCGAAATTGCTTGATTCATGGCTGTCCAATCCCATCTGGTAATGTATGGAGCCGTTATACCACAAACTTCTAGCTACTACAGAGCTGAAAGAGGAGTAATCGTAGTAGCTAAACGTCATGTTTATCTCATCGTACAGCATCATGGCTTCTTTCTGAACTGCTGAGTAAACAACAAAGTCAGATCTTGCCCGCGTAGCATGAAGACTTACTTGTTGTGGCCCACTTGTAGCATTGACTTTCTCAACGAAAATCGTGTAGGCGTGTTGGACTAGGTTCGAAGCTACAGTAACGTAAGGCACAGTAAAGGTAATAGTGAACGTATAATGATTTTGTGGAGAGATTACTATTGGGCTGGCTTTGCTGCATTGAGTGGAGTTGTAATTCTCATCCCAGTCCATATGTATCCAAACAGATGAAACGTTCAGATCTGGATCACCATACCAATCTGGGTTGTACACTGTAACTGTAAGTGTGGCGATGGTATTTTCTGGAAATACGGTTAAGGAGTGGCTATTTGAGTAGGGATCATAGTCGTGTTCTTGTCCTATCCAATTGTGACCAATTATGGATGCTTGTGCTGGGCTTATCGCTGATGTAAACAGTGTTGCAGCGAGAGCAGATGTAAGAATCGTTAAAAGTATTGCTTTCTTCATTCTTTAGCCTCTTCCGCTATGTCCTTGCAAGTTGTATAAAAATTTAATGCAGTTTAAAAGCATGAAATAATAGAACGAGAAAGACTTTGTAAACTGCGTGTCCTAATCTTCTTGTGGATGAAGTGAGGAAAGGCAGTTCTATTTCACTACTTGATAGGTTGGCGGTTTATAATAGGGTTCTCTCCTTCGGCAAGTTTCTGCAAAAAGCTTTTTCAATTGTTCCTCAGTTGCCCCGTTCCTTAAAAGAGTTAATATGTCTACTAGATTTGTGTTAACCATTAAACAAGGCTTCAGCTTCCCGTCACTAGTTATCCGCAGCCTCGTGCAATGGGCGCAGAATTCTGTGTTCTCTGTAGGGCGGATTACTTCAACTCTTCCATCTGGTAAGTGGTATATGCGCCTGTTTTGCATGTAAGGTCGCACTTCCACATGTAAAGCCCGCTTTGCCAAATCTGCTTCTACCTTGTCCAATGGATAAAGGTAGCGTTCAAAGTACTTTTTACTGATGTTTATGGGCTCTAGCTCTATCAGCTGTAATAACGTATCGCTTTTTCTTGCAAATTGAATCATTGCAGGAATTTCATCTTCATTCACGCCCGCCAAAACCAGCATGTTTAACTTAACAGGATACAAGCCAGCATCAACAGCGGCGCTAACTCCCTTAAGCACATCTTCCAAATTGCCATCCATCAACCCATTATAAACATCAGCCATCAAAGATGGCAAACTAATATTGACTCTCATCAAACCGTGAGTCCGTAAATCCTTCGCCAGGGATTCCAAGAAAGACCCATTTGTGGTCATCGACAAATCCTGTAAGCCCTCCAAACCTGCAATGCCTGCAACAACGTCTAAAATGTCTTTTCGCAGCAAAGGTTCACCGCCTGTCAACTTGATCTTTCTTATGCCCAAGCTAATGGCTATCTTTGCCAATCGAATGATTTCTGTGGCAGTCATTTCAACAACAGAATCGTTAGGTTCTTTCTCTTGACCTTCGCGATGACAGTAGGGACAGTGCAAATTGCAGCGTTGAGTTACCGAGATTCGCAAGTTCAGAACGGGGCGACCGAAGTTGTCCTTAATCATGGTTTTTCCCGAGTGTGCTTCACG is a genomic window of Candidatus Bathyarchaeota archaeon containing:
- the moaA gene encoding GTP 3',8-cyclase MoaA — encoded protein: MIKDNFGRPVLNLRISVTQRCNLHCPYCHREGQEKEPNDSVVEMTATEIIRLAKIAISLGIRKIKLTGGEPLLRKDILDVVAGIAGLEGLQDLSMTTNGSFLESLAKDLRTHGLMRVNISLPSLMADVYNGLMDGNLEDVLKGVSAAVDAGLYPVKLNMLVLAGVNEDEIPAMIQFARKSDTLLQLIELEPINISKKYFERYLYPLDKVEADLAKRALHVEVRPYMQNRRIYHLPDGRVEVIRPTENTEFCAHCTRLRITSDGKLKPCLMVNTNLVDILTLLRNGATEEQLKKLFAETCRRREPYYKPPTYQVVK